One window from the genome of Manis pentadactyla isolate mManPen7 chromosome 15, mManPen7.hap1, whole genome shotgun sequence encodes:
- the KMT2B gene encoding histone-lysine N-methyltransferase 2B isoform X8: MVQALTELLRRAQAPPAPRSRACEPSTPRRSRGRPPGRPAGPCRKKQQAIVVAEAAVTIPKSEPPPPVVPVKHRTGSWKCKEGPGPGPGTPKRGGQSGRGGRGGRGRGRGGLPIMIKFVSKAKRVKMEQLSLGFESGQGQEQHEESWQDASQGRVGSGQGEGPCWRKEQKLEEEGEEEEEEEKDKEEEDEEKQEKAVAKEETMLAEEKQETKLPSPPLTPPGPPPPLTPSPPPPPSTSPPPPLCPPPPPVSPLPLPSPPPPPAPEEQEESLPPVVPATCSRKRGRPPLTPSQRAEREAARAVPEGTSPPTPTPSTTMGGPLEDSPTMVPKSTTFLKNIRQFIMPVVSARSSRVIKTPRRFMDEDTPKPPKVEVSPILRPPVATSPLAPQEPAPAPSPPRAPTPPSTPIPLPEKRRSILREPTFRWTSLTRELPPPPPAPPPAPPPPPIPVTPSRRPLLLRAPQFTPSEAHLKIYESVLTTPPLGAPEAPEPEPPPTDDSPAEPEPRAAGRTNHLSLPRFAPVVVTPVKAEVPPPGAPAPNSGQQQPQAQLQQPLQALHTQPLPQALPPQQPQSPPQERARITSLGSLPLSGVEEKMFSLLKRAKVQLFKIDQQQQQKVASTMPPSPGGQMEEVVGAVKQIPDRGSVRSEDESMETKRERPSGPESPVQGPRIKHVCRHAAVALGQARAMVPEDVPRLSALPLRDRQDLATEDTSSASETESVPSQSQQGKVESSGPGGDSEPAGSGGSLAHTPRRSMPSHHGKKMRMARCGHCRGCLRVQDCGSCVNCLDKPKFGGPNTKKQCCVYRKCDKIEARKMERLAKKGRTIVKTLLPWDSDESPEASPGPPGPRRGAGAGGPREEVVASPGTEEQDSLLQRKSARRCVKQRPSYDIFEDSDDSEPGGPPAPRRRNPRENELPMLEPEEQSRPRKPTLQPVLQLKARRRPDKDALAPGPYASFPNGWTGKQKSPDGVHRVRVDFKEDCDLENVWLMGGLSVLTSVPGGPPMVCLLCASKGLHELVFCQVCCDPFHPFCLEEAERPLPQHHDTWCCRRCKFCHVCGRKGRGSKHLLECERCRHAYHPACLGPSYPTRATRKRRHWICSACVRCKSCGATPGKNWDVEWSGDYSLCPRCTQLYEKGNYCPICTRCYEDNDYESKMMQCAQCDHWVHAKCEGLSDEDYEILSGLPDSVLYTCGPCAGATHPRWREALSGALQEGLRRVLQGLLSSKVAGPLLLCTQCGQDGKQLHPGPCDLQVVSQRFEEGHYKSVHSFMEDVVGILMRHSEGETPERRAGGQMKGLLLKLLESAFGWFDAHDPKYWRRSTRLPKHVRCWPCLSTAESFPMPCCPHPWTMSTLSGGSRNQRPQNQGSLQGTLQQLSRARIQLLSHTWRTPVSVHFASNMGMQTLRRQGGSCTSGRMNGHTSTVPFGQLKCLKKMMAPSRMCTLLWLEGDRCLFHPQRCELCLKPGATVGCCLSSCLSNFHFMCARASYCIFQDDKKVFCQKHTDLLDGKQRHLPPIPQEIVTPDGFDVLRRVYVDFEGINFKRKFLTGLEPDAINVLIGSIRIDSLGTLSDLSDCEGRLFPIGYQCSRLYWSTVDARRRCWYRCRILEYRPWGPREAPVHLEAAEENQTIVHSPAPSSVPPDHVDPLPDTDALIPGAPEHHSPIQNLDTPLRMDPSSAPPPVPRSFLGARIKVPNYSPSRRPLGGVSFGPLPSPGSPSSLTHHIPTVGDLDFPAPPRRSRRPSPLAPRLPPSRRASSPLRTSPQLRVPPPTSVVRALTPTSGELAPPGLAPSPPPPPEDLGPDFEDMEVVSGLSAADLDFAASLLGTEPFQEEIVAAGAVGSSRGGPGDSSEEEASPSPRYMHFPVTVVSGPALAPSALPGAPRIEQLDGVDDGTDSEAEAVQQPRGQGTPPSGPGVGRAGVIGSVGDRARPPEDLPSEIVDFVLKNLGGSGDGGAGPREEPLPPAPPLANGNQPHQGLPPNPADPTRTFAWLPGAPGVRVLSLGPAPEPPKPATSKIILVNKLGQVFVKMAGEGEPVSPPVKQPPLPPPIPPAAPASWTLPPGPLLGVLPVVGVVRPAPPPVPPPLTLVLSSGPPSPPHQAIRVKRVSTFSGRSPPAPPPSKTPRLEADRESLEDASQGLGLSGSGCSRVRMKTPTVRGVLDLDDPGEPTGEESPRPLQDRSPLLSFPESDPPRAPDGPPDLLLESQWHHYSGEASSSEEEPPSPEDKENQAPKRAGPHLRFEISSEDGFSVEAESLEGAWRTLIEKVQEARGHARLRHLSFSGMSGARLLGIHHDAVIFLAEQLPGAQRCQHYKFRYHQQGEGQEEPPLNPHGAARAEVYLRKCTFDMFNFLASQHRVLPEGATCDEEEDEVQLRSTRRATSLELPMAMRFRHLKKTSKEAVGVYRSAIHGRGLFCKRNIDAGEMVIEYSGIVIRSVLTDKREKFYDGKGIGCYMFRMDDFDVVDATMHGNAARFINHSCEPNCFSRVIHVEGQKHIVIFALRRILRGEELTYDYKFPIEDASNKLPCNCGAKRCRRFLN; the protein is encoded by the exons ATGGTGCAGGCACTAACAGAACTTCTCCGGCGGGCCCAGGCACCCCCAGCCCCCCGGAGCCGAGCATGTGAACCCTCTACCCCCCGTCGGTCTCGGGGACGGCCCCCGGGAAGGCCAGCAGGCCCCTGCAGGAAGAAGCAACAAGCAATAGTGGTGGCAGAAGCAGCTGTGACAATCCCCAAATCCGAGCCCCCACCTCCTGTGGTTCCAGTAAAACATCGAACTGGCAGCTGGAAGTGCAAGGAGGGGCCTGGCCCAGGACCTGGGACTCCCAAGCGTGGAGGACAGTCTGGGCGAGGAGGCCGTGGAGGCAGAGGCCGAGGCCGCGGCGGTCttcccatcatgatcaagtttgTTTCAAAGGCCAAAAGAGTGAAGATGGAACAGTTGTCCTTGGGATTTGAATCAGGTCAGGGTCAAGAGCAACATGAGGAAAGCTGGCAGGATGCTTCCCAAGGAAGAGTTGGATCTGGACAGGGAGAGGGCCCCTGCTGGAGGAAGGAACAGAagctggaggaagagggagaggaggaagaggaagaagagaaagacaaggaggaggaggatgaagagaagcaagagaaagcTGTAGCCAAGGAAGAGACAATGCTAGCTGAGGAAAAGCAAGAGACAAAGCTGCCATCCCCACCCCTGACTCCTCCAGGCCCTCCACCCCCTCTGACCCcttcacctcccccacccccctcaaCATCTCCTCCACCCCCACTCTGCCCTCCACCACCTCCAGTGTCCCCTCTGCCCCTACCATCTCCTCCACCCCCTCCTGCTCCAGAGGAGCAGGAAGAATCCCTTCCTCCCGTGGTCCCAGCTACATGCTCCAGGAAGAGGGGCCGGCCTCCCCTGACTCCCAGCCAGCGGGCAGAGCGGGAAGCTGCTCGGGCAGTGccagagggcacctctcctcccaCTCCAACCCCCAGCACCACCATGGGTGGTCCTCTGGAAGACAGCCCCACTATGGTCCCCAAAAGCACCACCTTTCTGAAGAATATCCGGCAGTTTATTATGCCTGTGGTGAGTGCCCGCTCCTCCCGTGTCATCAAGACCCCCCGGCGATTTATGGATGAAGACACCCCCAAGCCCCCAAAGGTAGAGGTCTCACCTATTCTGCGGCCTCCTGTTGCCACCTCCCCACTTGCTCCTCAGGAACCAGCACCAGCCCCTTCTCCGCCACGTGCCCCAACCCCTCCTTCTACCCCAATTCCACTCCCTGAGAAGAGACGATCTATCCTAAGGGAACCCACGTTTCGCTGGACCTCACTGACACGGGAACTGCCCCCTCCTCCGCCTGCCCCTccgccagccccacccccaccccctatcCCTGTCACTCCATCCCGGAGGCCTCTGCTCCTTCGGGCCCCACAGTTTACCCCAAGTGAGGCCCACCTGAAGATCTACGAATCGGTGCTTACTACTCCTCCTCTCGGGGCTCCTGAAGCCCCTGAGCCAGAGCCGCCTCCCACCGATGACTCTCCAGCTGAGCCTGAGCCACGGGCAGCAGGCCGCACCAACCACCTCAGCCTGCCTCGATTTGCCCCCGTGGTCGTCACTCCTGTTAAGGCTGAGGTGCCCCCTCCTGGGGCCCCAGCCCCAAACAGTGGGCAGCAGCAGCCTCAGGCTCAGCTTCAGCAGCCCCTGCAAGCCTTACACACCCAGCCGCTACCCCAGGCACTGCCGCCACAGCAGCCACAGTCGCCACCCCAGGAAAGGGCCCGGATCACAAGCCTGGGCTCCTTGCCACTGTCTGGTGTGGAAGAGAAGATGTTCAGCCTTCTCAAGAGAGCCAAGGTGCAGCTGTTCAAGAttgaccagcagcagcagcagaaggTGGCGTCCACCATGCCG CCCAGCCCTGGGGGGCAAATGGAGGAGGTCGTGGGGGCTGTCAAGCAGATCCCAGATAGAGGTTCTGTCAGGTCTGAAGATGAGTCGATGGAAACGAAGAGAGAGAGACCGTCG GGCCCCGAGTCCCCTGTGCAAGGCCCCCGCATCAAACATGTCTGCCGCCATGCTGCTGTGGCCCTGGGTCAGGCCCGAGCCATGGTGCCTGAAGATGTCCCCCGCCTCAGTGCTCTCCCGCTTCGGGATCGGCAGGATCTCGCCACGGAGG ATACGTCATCAGCATCTGAGACTGAGAGTGTCCCGTCACAGTCCCAGCAGGGAAAGGTGGAGTCCTCAGGGCCTGGGGGAGACTCAGAGCCTGCTGGGTCTGGAGGGTCCCTGGCACATACACCCCGGCGCTCCATGCCTTCCCATCATGGCAAGAAGATGCGGATGGCACGGTGTGGACACTGTCGGGGCTGCCTGCGTGTGCAGGACTGTGGGTCCTGTGTCAACTGTCTGGACAAGCCCAAGTTTGGGGGCCCCAACACCAAGAAGCAGTGCTGTGT ATACCGGAAGTGCGACAAGATAGAGGCTCGGAAGATGGAACGGCTGGCTAAAAAAG GCCGGACGATAGTGAAGACGCTGTTGCCCTGGGATTCCGATGAATCTCCTGAGGCCTCCCCTGGTCCTCCAGGCCCACGCCGGGGGGCGGGAGCTGGGGGGCCCCGGGAGGAGGTGGTGGCCTCCCCAGGGACCGAGGAGCAGGACTCCCTCCTGCAGCGCAAGTCAGCCCGGCGCTGCGTCAAACAGCGACCCTCCTATGATATCTTCGAGGACTCGGATGACTCAGAGCCTGGGGGTCCTCCTGCTCCCCGGCGTCGGAACCCCCGAGAGAATG AGCTGCCAATGCTAGAACCTGAGGAGCAGAGCCGGCCCCGCAAACCCACCCTGCAGCCTGTGTTGCAGCTCAAGGCCCGAAGGCGCCCAGACAAG GATGCTTTGGCCCCTGGTCCCTATGCTTCTTTTCCCAATGGCTGGACTGGAAAACAGAAGTCCCCCGATGGTGTGCACCGGGTCCGTGTGGATTTTAAG GAGGATTGTGATCTGGAGAACGTGTGGCTGATGGGTGGCCTGAGTGTGCTCACCTCTGTGCCAGGCGGGCCGCCGATGgtgtgcttactgtgtgccagcaaAGGCCTGCATGAG CTGGTGTTCTGCCAAGTCTGCTGTGACCCTTTCCACCCATTCTGCCTGGAAGAGGCTGAGCGGCCCCTGCCCCAACATCATGACACCTGGTGCTGCCGCCGTTGCAAGTTCTGCCATGTCTGTGGGCGCAAGGGCCGGGGATCTAAG CACCTCCTGGAGTGTGAGCGCTGCCGCCATGCTTATCACCCAGCCTGCCTGGGGCCCAGCTACCCAACCCGGGCCACACGCAAACGGCGCCACTGG ATCTGCTCAGCCTGCGTGCGCTGTAAAAGCTGTGGGGCGACTCCAGGCAAGAACTGGGACGTCGAGTGGTCTGGAGATTACAGCCTCTGCCCCAGGTGCACCCAGCTCTATGAGAAAG gAAACTACTGCCCAATCTGCACACGCTGCTACGAAGATAACGACTATGAGAGCAAGATGATGCAGTGCGCACAGTGTGACCACTGGGTGCATGCCAAGTGCGAGGGACTCTCAG ATGAAGATTATGAGATCCTTTCAGGGCTACCAGACTCGGTGCTGTACACCTGTGGACCGTGTGCTGGGGCCACGCACCCCCGCTGGCGAGAGGCCCTGAGTGGAGCCCTGCAGGAGGGGCTGCGCCGGGTGCTCCAGGGCCTGCTGAGCTCCAAGGTGGCAGGCCCACTGCTGCTGTGCACCCAG TGTGGGCAGGATGGAAAGCAGCTGCACCCAGGGCCCTGTGATCTGCAAGTTGTGAGTCAGCGCTTCGAGGAAGGCCACTACAAGTCAGTG CACAGCTTCATGGAGGACGTGGTGGGCATCCTGATGAGGCACTCGGAAGGAGAGACCCCAGAGCGCCGGGCTGGAGGCCAGATGAAGGGGCTCCTACTGAAG CTGCTAGAGTCTGCGTTCGGCTGGTTCGACGCCCACGACCCCAAGTACTGGCGACGGAGTACCCGGCTGCCAAA ACATGTCAGATGCTGGCCCTGCCTGTCCACAGCGGAGTCCTTCCCAATGCCGTGTTGCCCCCATCCTTGGACCATGTCTACGCTCAGTGGAGGCAGCAGGAACCAGAGACCCCAGAATCAGGGCAGCCTCCAGGGGACCCTTCAGCAG CTCTCCAGGGCAAGGATCCAGCTGCTTTCTCACACCTGGAGGACCCCCGTCAGTGTGCACTTTGCCTCAAATATGGGGATGCAGACTCTAAG GAGGCAGGGCGGCTCCTGTACATCGGGCAGAATGAATGGACACACGTCAACTGTGCCATTTGGTCAGCTGAAGTGTTTGAAGAAAATGATGGCTCCCTCAAGAATGTGCACGCTGCTGTGGCTCGAGGGAGACAGATG CCTCTTCCACCCGCAGCGCTGTGAGCTCTGCCTGAAGCCTGGAGCCACGGTGGGCTGCTGCCTCTCCTCCTGCCTCAGCAACTTCCACTTCATGTGCGCCCGGGCCAGCTACTGCATCTTCCAGGATGACAAGAAAGTGTTCTGCCAGAAACACACAGACCTGCTGGACGGCAAG CAGCGCCATTTGCCACCCATCCCCCAGGAGATCGTGACCCCGGATGGGTTTGATGTTCTCCGACGAGTCTATGTGGACTTCGAAGGCATCAACTTCAAGCGCAAGTTCTTGACAGGGCTCGAACCTGATGCCATCAATGTGCTTATCG GCTCCATCCGAATTGACTCCTTGGGTACCCTGTCTGATCTCTCAGACTGTGAGGGACGGCTCTTCCCCATTGGCTACCA ATGCTCCCGTCTCTACTGGAGCACGGTGGATGCTCGGCGACGCTGCTGGTATCGGTGCCGAATTCTGGAGTATCGGCCATGGGGGCCAAGGGAAGCGCCGGTTCACCTGGAGGCAGCAGAAGAGAACCAGACCATTGTGCACAGCCCCGCCCCTTCCTCAG TGCCCCCAGATCATGTGGACCCCCTACCAGATACTGATGCCCTTATCCCTGGAGCTCCTGAGCACCACTCACCCATTCAGAACCTGGACACCCCACTTCGAATGGATCCAAGCAGTGCCCCTCCTCCAGTCCCTCGCTCCTTCTTGGGGGCTCGTATCAAAGTGCCCAACTACTCACCATCCCGGAGGCCCTTAGGGGGTGTCTCCTTCggacctctcccctcccctg GAAGTCCATCTTCTCTGACCCACCACATCCCTACAGTGGGAGATCTGGACTTCCCAGCTCCCCCAAGACGCTCGCGTCGTCCCAGCCCTCTGGCCCCCAGGCTGCCACCATCACGGCGGGCCTCTTCCCCTCTCAGAACCTCCCCTCAGCTCAGGGTGCCCCCTCCTACCTCAGTCGTTAGAGCCCTCACACCTACCTCAGGGGAGCTGGCTCCCCCTGGCCTGGCCCCGTCTCCTCCGCCACCCCCTGAAGATTTGGGCCCAGACTTTGAGGACATGGAGGTGGTGTCAGGACTGAGTGCTGCTGACCTGGACTTTGCGGCCAGCCTGCTGGGGACTGAGCCCTTCCAGGAAGAGATTGTGGCTGCAGGGGCAGTGGGGAGCAGCCGCGGGGGCCCAGGAGACAGCTCTGAGGAGgaggccagccccagcccccgctACATGCACTTCCCTGTGACTGTGGTGTctggccctgccctggcccccagCGCCCTTCCTGGAGCCCCCCGCATTGAACAGCTGGACGGAGTGGATGATGGCACAGACAGCGAGGCTGAGGCAGTCCAGCAGCCTCGGGGCCAGGGGACTCCTCCGTCAGGACCAGGAGTGGGCCGGGCTGGGGTCATTGGGTCTGTAGGGGACAGGGCCCGACCTCCTGAGGACTTGCCATCAGAAATTGTGGATTTTGTGTTGAAGAACCTAGGGGGATCTGGGGATGGGGGTGCTGGGCCCAGAGAGGAGCCACTCCCTCCAGCACCTCCCCTGGCCAATGGCAACCAGCCCCACCAGGGCTTGCCCCCTAACCCAGCTGACCCTACCCGGACGTTTGCCTGGCTCCCTGGGGCCCCAGGAGTCCGGGTGTTGAGCCTGGGTCCTGCCCCTGAGCCCCCCAAACCTGCCACATCCAAAATCATCCTTGTCAACAAATTGGGGCAAGTGTTTGTGAAGATGGCTGGAGAGGGTGAACCTGTCTCCCCCCCAGTGAAGCAGCCACCTCTGCCCCCTCCCATccccccagcagcccctgctTCCTGGACTCTGCCCCCAGGACCGCTGCTGGGTGTACTGCCGGTGGTAGGGGTGGTCCGCCCTGCCcccccacctgttccccctccacTGACACTGGTATTGAGCAGTGGGCCCCCCAGCCCGCCCCATCAAGCCATCCGCGTCAAGAGGGTGTCCACCTTCTCTGGCCGTTCCCCACCAGCGCCTCCCCCAAGCAAGACCCCCCGGCTGGAGGCAGACAGAGAGTCCTTGGAGGATGCCTCTCAGGGGCTGGGGCTTAGTGGCAGCGG GTGTAGCCGAGTGAGGATGAAAACCCCCACGGTGCGTGGAGTTCTCGACCTGGATGATCCTGGGGAGCCCACTGGGGAGGAAAGCCCAAG GCCCCTCCAGGACCGGTCCCCTCTGCTGTCATTTCCAGAAAGTGATCCTCCCCGAGCCCCTGATGGTCCCCCTGACCTGCTGCTTGAGTCCCAGTGGCACCATTACTCAG GTGAGGCTTCAAGCTCTGAGGAAGAACCTCCATCCCCAGAGGACAAAGAGAACCAGGCCCCAAAACGGGCTGGCCCACATCTGCGCTTCGAGATCAGCAGTGAAGATGGGTTCAGCGTGGAGGCAGAGAGCTTGGAAG GAGCATGGAGAACTCTGATTGAGAAGGTGCAAGAGGCCCGAGGGCATGCCCGGCTCAGACATCTCTCCTTTAGTG GAATGAGTGGGGCAAGGCTCCTGGGCATTCACCACGACGCTGTCATCTTCCTGGCAGAGCAGCTGCCTGGGGCCCAGCGCTGCCAGCACTATAAGTTCCGCTATCACCAGCAGGGAGAGGGCCAGGAGGAACCGCCCCTGAATCCTCATGGGGCGGCCCGCGCTGAAGTCTATCTCCG GAAGTGCACCTTTGACATGTTCAACTTCCTGGCCTCCCAGCACCGGGTGCTCCCTGAGGGAGCCACCTGTGATGAGGAAGAAGACGAGGTGCAGCTCAGGTCAACCAG ACGTGCCACCAGCCTAGAGCTGCCCATGGCCATGCGTTTTCGCCACCTCAAGAAGACGTCCAAAGAGGCTGTGGGTGTCTACAG ATCTGCCATCCACGGGCGGGGCCTGTTCTGTAAGCGCAACATCGATGCGGGCGAGATGGTCATTGAGTACTCTGGTATTGTCATTCGCTCTGTGCTGACTGACAAGCGGGAGAAGTTCTACGATGGGAAG GGCATTGGGTGCTACATGTTCCGCATGGATGACTTCGACGTAGTGGATGCCACCATGCATGGCAATGCTGCCCGCTTCATCAACCACTCGTGTGAGCCCAACTGCTTCTCTCGAGTCATTCACGTGGAGGGCCAGAAGCACATAGTTATCTTTGCCCTGCGCCGCATCCTGCGTGGTGAGGAGCTCACCTATGACTACAAGTTCCCAATTGAGGATGCCAGCAACAAGCTGCCCTGCAACTGTGGCGCCAAGCGCTGCCGGCGGTTTCTTAACTGA